In Felis catus isolate Fca126 chromosome A2, F.catus_Fca126_mat1.0, whole genome shotgun sequence, the following proteins share a genomic window:
- the LOC101087209 gene encoding olfactory receptor 7C1-like, with product MEPRNHSRLPVFLLLGLSEKPEIQSVLFGLFLSLYLVTVFGNLLIILAIISHSHLHTPMYFFLANLSFSDICFTSTTVPKMLLNIQTQSKVITYAGCITQMYFFTVFGLLDNLLLTAMAYDRFVAVCHPLHYTVIMNPRLCAQLLALTWLISTLGALPESLTTLRLSFCAVIEIPHYFCELPEVLQLACSDTFINNVVLYIVTGMMGFVPLTGILFSYSRIVSSVLRISTAGGKYKAFSTCGSHLSVVSLFYGTCLGVYLSSTWTRASQTGAFASVLYTVVTPMMNPFIYSLRNRDMKRALRKLLCSMSSPQGQQQ from the coding sequence GTTCCTGTCTTTGTACCTGGTCACTGTCTTTGGCAACCTGCTCATCATCCTGGCCATCATCTCACACTCCCACCTCCACacgcccatgtacttcttcctggccaACCTGTCCTTCTCGGACATCTGCTTCACCTCCACCACCGTCCCGaagatgctgctgaacatccagACGCAGAGCAAAGTGATTACCTACGCAGGCTGCATCACGCAGATGTATTTCTTCACGGTTTTTGGACTTTTGGACAATTTACTCCTGACTGcaatggcctatgaccgcttTGTGGCCGTCTGTCACCCCCTGCACTACACGGTCATCATGAACCCTCGGCTTTGTGCCCAGTTACTCGCCCTGACCTGGCTCATCAGCACTTTGGGGGCCCTTCCTGAGAGTTTAACCACGCTGCGGCTCTCTTTCTGCGCAGTAATTGAAATCCCGCACTATTTCTGTGAACTCCCTGAGGTCCTACAGCTCGCCTGCTCTGACACCTTCATCAATAATGTTGTATTATATATTGTGACAGGCATGATGGGCTTTGTTCCTCTCACTGGGATCCTTTTCTCTTATTCCCGAATTGTCTCTTCTGTGCTGAGGATCTCAACAGCGGGGGGAAAGTATAAAGCTTTCTCCACCTGCGGGTCTCACCTCTCAGTGGTGTCCTTGTTCTATGGCACATGCCTGGGGGTCTACCTCAGTTCCACCTGGACACGTGCCTCCCAGACAGGGGCGTTCGCCTCAGTCCTGTACACCGTGGTCACTCCCATGATGAACCCCttcatctacagcctgaggaacagGGACATGAAGAGGGCCCTGAGAAAGCTTCTCTGTAGCATGTCGTCCCCCCAGGGGCAACAACAATGA
- the LOC101087457 gene encoding olfactory receptor 7C2 codes for MERGNQTGAGHFLLLGFTEKPFFFGLFLSMYLVTFTGNLLLILAVSSDSHLHTPMYFFLANLSFVDICFTSTTVPKMLWNIQTQSTIITYKGCLSQIFFFIVFGCLDNLLLTVMAYDRFVAICHPLHYMVIMNPQLCRLLAVGSWCISVMGSLLETLTLLRLSFCTNMEIPHFFCDLPEVLKLACSDTFVNTMVVYFVTIVLGVFPLSGILFSYSQIFSPILKISSARGKYKAFSTCGSHLSVVFLFYGTGLGVYLSSAATSSSRTSLVASVMYTIVTPMLNPFIYSLRNRDMKGALGRLLSRAVPLSVGGPLQDSHE; via the coding sequence ATGGAAAGAGGAAACCAAACAGGAGCTGGACACTTTCTCCTCCTGGGATTCACAGAGAAACCTTTCTTCTTTGGGCTGTTTCTGTCCATGTACCTGGTCACGTTCACTGGGAACCTGCTCCTCATCCTGGCCGTCAGCTCTgactcccacctccacacccccatgtacttcttcctggccaACCTGTCCTTTGTAGACATCTGCTTCACCTCCACCACCGTCCCGAAGATGCTCTGGAACATCCAGACTCAGAGCACAATCATAACATATAAAGGCTGCCTCagccagatattttttttcatcGTGTTTGGATGCCTGGACAATTTACTCCTGActgtgatggcctatgaccgctttGTGGCCATCTGTCACCCCCTGCACTACATGGTCATCATGAACCCCCAGCTCTGTAGGCTGCTGGCCGTGGGGTCCTGGTGCATCAGTGTCATGGGCTCCCTGCTCGAGACCTTGACCCTTTTGAGGCTGTCCTTCTGCACAAACATGGAAATCCCACACTTTTTTTGTGATCTTCCCGAAGTCCTGAAGCTTGCCTGTTCTGACACCTTCGTCAATACCATGGTGGTGTATTTTGTGACTATTGTCCTAggtgtttttcctctctctgggaTCCTCTTTTCTTATTCTCAGATTTTCTCCCCCATCCTGAAAATTTCATCAGCCAGGGGCAAGTACAAAGCCTTTTCCACGTGTGGGTCTCACCTCTCGGTGGTCTTCTTGTTCTATGGCACAGGTCTTGGGGTCTACCTCAGTTCTGCAGCGACTTCATCCTCTAGGACAAGTCTGGTGGCCTCGGTGATGTACACGATTGTCACCCCCATGCTGAATCCCTTCATCTACAGTCTGAGGAACAGGGACATGAAGGGGGCCCTGGGGAGACTCCTCAGCAGGGCAGTGCCTCTCAGTGTTGGGGGACCATTACAGGATTCTCATGAGTAA
- the SLC1A6 gene encoding excitatory amino acid transporter 4 isoform X1 → MSSHGNSLFLRESGQRLGRVGWLQRLQESLQQRALRTRLRLQTMTREHVLRFLRRNAFILLTVSAVVIGVSLAFALRPYQLTYRQIKYFSFPGELLMRMLQMLVLPLIVSSLVTGMASLDNKATGRMGMRAAVYYMVTTVIAVFIGILMVTIIHPGKGSKEGLHREGRIETIPTADAFMDLVRNMFPPNLVEACFKQFKTQYSTRLVTRTIVRTENGSEPGTAMPPPSSMDNGTSLLENVTWALGTLQEVLSFEETVPVPGSANGINALGLVVFSVAFGLVIGGMKHKGRVLRDFFDSLNEAIMRMVGIIIWYAPVGILFLIAGKILEMEDMAVLGGQLGMYTLTVIVGLFLHAGGVLPLIYFLITHRNPFPFIGGVLQALITAMGTSSSSATLPITFRCLEEGLGVDRRITRFVLPVGATVNMDGTALYEALAAIFIAQVNNYELNLGQITTISITATAASVGAAGIPQAGLVTMVIVLTSVGLPTEDITLIIAVDWFLDRLRTMTNVLGDSIGAAVIEHLSQRELELQEAELTLPSLGKPYKSLMAQEKGASRGRGGNESAM, encoded by the exons ATGAGCAGCCACGGGAACAGCCTGTTCCTGCGGGAGAGTGGCCAGCGGCTGGGCCGGGTGGGCTGGCTGCAGCGGCTGCAAGAAAGTCTGCAGCAGAGGGCACTGCGCACGCGCCTGCGCCTGCAGACCATGACCCGTGAGCACGTGCTGCGCTTCCTGCGCCGGAACGCCTTCATCCTGCTGACCGTCAGCGCGGTGGTCATCG GGGTCAGCCTGGCCTTTGCCCTGCGCCCGTACCAGCTTACCTACCGGCAGATCAAGTACTTCTCTTTCCCCGGAGAGCTTCTCATGAGGATGCTGCAGATGCTGGTGCTGCCGCTCATTGTCTCCAGCCTGGTCACAG GTATGGCGTCCCTGGATAACAAGGCAACAGGCCGGATGGGGATGCGGGCAGCTGTATACTACATGGTGACCACGGTCATTGCTGTCTTCATTGGCATCCTCATGGTCACCATCATCCACCCTGGGAAGGGCTCCAAGGAGGGGCTGCACCGCGAGGGCCGCATTGAGACCATCCCCACAGCTGATGCCTTCATGGACCTGGTCAG AAATATGTTTCCACCCAACCTTGTGGAGGCCTGCTTCAAACAG TTCAAGACGCAGTACAGCACGAGGTTGGTAACTAGGACCATAGTGAGGACAGAGAATGGATCTGAGCCGGGCACCGCCATGCCTCCCCCATCCTCGATGGACAACGGAACCAGCCTCCTGGAAAATGTCACATGGGCCTTGGGCACCCTACAGGAGGTGCTGAGCTTCGAGGAGACTGTGCCTGTGCCTGGCTCAGCCAATGGCATCAATGCCCTGGGCCTCGTGGTCTTCTCTGTGGCCTTTGGGCTGGTCATCGGTGGCATGAAACACAAGGGCCGGGTCCTGCGGGATTTCTTCGACAGCCTCAATGAGGCTATTATGAGGATGGTGGGCATCATTATCTG GTACGCACCCGTGGGCATCCTGTTCCTGATTGCTGGGAAGATCCTCGAGATGGAAGACATGGCCGTCCTGGGGGGTCAGCTGGGCATGTACACCCTGACCGTCATCGTGGGCTTGTTCCTCCATGCTGGTGGTGTCCTGCCCCTCATCTACTTCCTCATCACCCACCGGAACCCCTTCCCCTTCATTGGGGGCGTGCTGCAGGCCCTCATCACTGCCATGGGCACGTCTTCCAG CTCTGCAACGCTGCCCATCACCTTCCGCTGCCTGGAGGAGGGCCTAGGTGTGGACCGACGCATCACCAGGTTTGTGCTGCCTGTGGGGGCCACCGTCAACATGGACGGGACCGCCCTGTACGAGGCTCTGGCCGCCATCTTCATCGCCCAAGTCAACAACTATGAGCTCAACCTGGGCCAGATCACAACTATCAG TATCACGGCGACAGCAGCCAGCGTTGGGGCTGCTGGCATCCCCCAGGCGGGTCTGGTCACCATGGTCATTGTGCTGACATCGGTGGGCCTGCCCACTGAAGACATCACGCTGATCATAGCGGTGGACTGGTTCCT tgacCGGCTTCGCACAATGACCAATGTTCTGGGGGACTCTATTGGAGCAGCCGTCATTGAGCATTTGTCTCAGCGGGAGCTGGAGCTGCAAGAAGCCGAGCTCACCCTCCCCAGCCTGGGGAAGCCCTACAAGTCGCTCATGGCACAAGAGAAGGGGGCGTCCAGGGGCCGGGGAGGCAACGAGAGTGCCATGTGA
- the SLC1A6 gene encoding excitatory amino acid transporter 4 isoform X2, whose amino-acid sequence MSSHGNSLFLRESGQRLGRVGWLQRLQESLQQRALRTRLRLQTMTREHVLRFLRRNAFILLTVSAVVIGVSLAFALRPYQLTYRQIKYFSFPGELLMRMLQMLVLPLIVSSLVTGMASLDNKATGRMGMRAAVYYMVTTVIAVFIGILMVTIIHPGKGSKEGLHREGRIETIPTADAFMDLVRNMFPPNLVEACFKQFKTQYSTRLVTRTIVRTENGSEPGTAMPPPSSMDNGTSLLENVTWALGTLQEVLSFEETVPVPGSANGINALGLVVFSVAFGLVIGGMKHKGRVLRDFFDSLNEAIMRMVGIIIWYAPVGILFLIAGKILEMEDMAVLGGQLGMYTLTVIVGLFLHAGGVLPLIYFLITHRNPFPFIGGVLQALITAMGTSSSSATLPITFRCLEEGLGVDRRITRFVLPVGATVNMDGTALYEALAAIFIAQVNNYELNLGQITTIRNLI is encoded by the exons ATGAGCAGCCACGGGAACAGCCTGTTCCTGCGGGAGAGTGGCCAGCGGCTGGGCCGGGTGGGCTGGCTGCAGCGGCTGCAAGAAAGTCTGCAGCAGAGGGCACTGCGCACGCGCCTGCGCCTGCAGACCATGACCCGTGAGCACGTGCTGCGCTTCCTGCGCCGGAACGCCTTCATCCTGCTGACCGTCAGCGCGGTGGTCATCG GGGTCAGCCTGGCCTTTGCCCTGCGCCCGTACCAGCTTACCTACCGGCAGATCAAGTACTTCTCTTTCCCCGGAGAGCTTCTCATGAGGATGCTGCAGATGCTGGTGCTGCCGCTCATTGTCTCCAGCCTGGTCACAG GTATGGCGTCCCTGGATAACAAGGCAACAGGCCGGATGGGGATGCGGGCAGCTGTATACTACATGGTGACCACGGTCATTGCTGTCTTCATTGGCATCCTCATGGTCACCATCATCCACCCTGGGAAGGGCTCCAAGGAGGGGCTGCACCGCGAGGGCCGCATTGAGACCATCCCCACAGCTGATGCCTTCATGGACCTGGTCAG AAATATGTTTCCACCCAACCTTGTGGAGGCCTGCTTCAAACAG TTCAAGACGCAGTACAGCACGAGGTTGGTAACTAGGACCATAGTGAGGACAGAGAATGGATCTGAGCCGGGCACCGCCATGCCTCCCCCATCCTCGATGGACAACGGAACCAGCCTCCTGGAAAATGTCACATGGGCCTTGGGCACCCTACAGGAGGTGCTGAGCTTCGAGGAGACTGTGCCTGTGCCTGGCTCAGCCAATGGCATCAATGCCCTGGGCCTCGTGGTCTTCTCTGTGGCCTTTGGGCTGGTCATCGGTGGCATGAAACACAAGGGCCGGGTCCTGCGGGATTTCTTCGACAGCCTCAATGAGGCTATTATGAGGATGGTGGGCATCATTATCTG GTACGCACCCGTGGGCATCCTGTTCCTGATTGCTGGGAAGATCCTCGAGATGGAAGACATGGCCGTCCTGGGGGGTCAGCTGGGCATGTACACCCTGACCGTCATCGTGGGCTTGTTCCTCCATGCTGGTGGTGTCCTGCCCCTCATCTACTTCCTCATCACCCACCGGAACCCCTTCCCCTTCATTGGGGGCGTGCTGCAGGCCCTCATCACTGCCATGGGCACGTCTTCCAG CTCTGCAACGCTGCCCATCACCTTCCGCTGCCTGGAGGAGGGCCTAGGTGTGGACCGACGCATCACCAGGTTTGTGCTGCCTGTGGGGGCCACCGTCAACATGGACGGGACCGCCCTGTACGAGGCTCTGGCCGCCATCTTCATCGCCCAAGTCAACAACTATGAGCTCAACCTGGGCCAGATCACAACTATCAG GAACTTAATTTAA